One genomic window of Sporosarcina ureae includes the following:
- a CDS encoding LLM class flavin-dependent oxidoreductase translates to MHVRKKLKIGTMIHGVGEKISDWRHPTMPSDASVSFEFYKQQALTSERGQFDFVFIADALYINEKSNPHYLNRFEPLTILSALAAVTSNIGLVGTLSTTYGEPFSAARQFASLDMLSGGRAGWNAVTSGLEKTALNFTKEVKDHPNHATRYRMAAEFVNVMKGLWNSWEEDAFIRNKQTGQFFDPNKLHTLNHEGEFFSVQGPLNIGRSPQGQPVIFQAGSSKAGIAFSAQQADVVFAIMPTLEEAQRYYIDVKGQTEALGRKPDDLLVLQGISPIIGDTIEEAERKLEELAGLVTIEQALAFLGRLFEHHDFSQYPLDEPFPEIGCIGKNSFRSDTDRIKSEARKQNLTLRQVALREATPRTPFLGTPEHVANLIEVWYEQNGADGFMLIANLPSELEAFVDKVVPILQKRGIFRSDYEGTTLRENMELPYAENHYSL, encoded by the coding sequence ATGCATGTGAGGAAGAAGTTAAAAATAGGAACGATGATCCACGGTGTTGGTGAGAAGATTTCGGACTGGCGGCACCCTACTATGCCATCGGATGCGAGTGTAAGCTTCGAATTTTATAAACAACAAGCCCTAACGTCAGAACGCGGGCAATTTGATTTTGTTTTCATCGCAGATGCTTTATATATTAATGAAAAATCGAATCCACATTACCTGAATCGATTCGAACCACTCACGATACTTTCTGCATTGGCAGCGGTGACGTCGAATATCGGATTAGTCGGCACATTATCAACTACCTATGGCGAACCTTTTTCTGCAGCGCGACAATTTGCTTCACTAGATATGTTGAGCGGTGGACGTGCAGGATGGAATGCGGTGACATCCGGATTGGAAAAGACCGCATTAAATTTTACTAAAGAAGTTAAAGATCATCCAAATCATGCCACACGTTACCGGATGGCTGCCGAGTTCGTGAACGTCATGAAAGGCTTATGGAATTCTTGGGAAGAAGATGCCTTTATACGCAATAAACAGACCGGGCAATTTTTCGACCCAAATAAATTACATACATTGAATCATGAAGGTGAGTTCTTTTCTGTACAAGGACCTCTAAATATCGGCCGATCACCGCAGGGACAACCAGTAATATTTCAGGCTGGTTCATCAAAAGCAGGTATTGCATTTTCCGCACAACAAGCTGATGTAGTTTTCGCCATTATGCCTACTTTAGAAGAAGCGCAGCGCTATTACATAGATGTAAAGGGGCAAACAGAAGCTCTTGGACGTAAACCCGATGACTTGTTGGTTCTACAAGGCATCAGTCCGATTATTGGAGATACGATAGAGGAAGCGGAGCGAAAACTCGAAGAACTTGCTGGTTTGGTAACGATTGAACAAGCACTTGCTTTTTTAGGTCGTCTCTTTGAACATCATGATTTTTCACAATATCCATTGGATGAACCTTTTCCCGAGATAGGATGCATTGGCAAAAATAGTTTCAGAAGCGATACCGATCGCATTAAGTCTGAAGCTCGTAAGCAAAACTTAACTTTACGTCAAGTAGCTTTACGAGAAGCCACACCGCGCACGCCTTTTCTGGGTACACCCGAACATGTCGCTAATCTTATCGAAGTCTGGTACGAACAGAATGGAGCGGATGGTTTTATGCTCATTGCAAATTTGCCAAGCGAATTAGAAGCGTTTGTAGATAAAGTTGTCCCTATCCTTCAAAAGCGCGGGATTTTCAGATCAGATTATGAAGGGACTACTTTACGCGAAAACATGGAGTTGCCTTATGCGGAAAACCATTATTCACTTTAA
- a CDS encoding thiamine pyrophosphate-binding protein — protein MKAVRGVLEYLMASGVQHVFGIPAGSVNAFFDELYEIPELTPIVTKHEGAASYMAVAYAKYTASMSVCIGCSGPGGTNLLTGAANAMREHVPVLFLTGAVPVDTVGLNASQELDAEPLFKSVTKYSVTVTDSNDLLGEVAKACEIAISGVPGPVHIAMPIDIQINPIESPEIPAPPKRTPIVPDQNIIQSVARELASKRDGYIFVGQGIRNSVDPLLKLAEMLEWPIITTPQAKGYIADDHPLHAGVFGFAGHDSASSLINGSDGEALLVVGSSLGETATNNWNVNLTKDRYTIQLDYDSSVFNRKYEVDAAVLGDIDLSLTALLDELKTLDLPTKDQAFTKQEIGRADSEEYNTKNVLMRLQKYAPRNTRYTIDIGEFMAYIIHDMNVLESDTFDINVHFGAMGSGIGSAIGSKLAEPEHPVVCVTGDGCFFMHGMEILTAKEHRLPIVFVVMNNARLGMVYHGHSLQYKRSHPSFEQEPVNIAAMAAAMNIPSKRIEKMEDLTQEVIDELMNENGPSVLEIYLIDNTIPPMGDRVKFLSSFGK, from the coding sequence ATGAAAGCTGTTCGAGGAGTATTGGAATATTTAATGGCTAGCGGAGTACAACATGTTTTTGGTATCCCAGCAGGTTCTGTCAATGCGTTTTTTGATGAGTTGTATGAAATACCTGAACTGACACCGATTGTGACAAAACATGAAGGTGCGGCTTCCTATATGGCAGTTGCTTATGCTAAATACACGGCTTCTATGAGTGTGTGTATTGGATGTAGCGGGCCTGGCGGTACCAATCTACTAACAGGTGCCGCAAATGCCATGCGAGAACATGTTCCTGTATTATTTTTGACGGGCGCAGTGCCTGTCGATACTGTCGGTTTAAATGCCTCTCAAGAACTGGATGCTGAACCACTCTTTAAATCAGTGACGAAATATAGTGTAACTGTAACGGATTCTAATGATTTACTTGGCGAAGTGGCAAAGGCCTGTGAAATAGCAATTTCCGGTGTACCGGGGCCAGTCCATATCGCCATGCCAATAGATATTCAGATCAATCCAATTGAGTCTCCCGAAATACCGGCTCCGCCAAAAAGAACGCCGATAGTTCCGGATCAAAACATCATACAGTCTGTTGCAAGAGAGCTTGCCAGTAAACGGGATGGATATATTTTTGTAGGACAAGGTATCAGAAACTCAGTCGATCCGTTACTTAAGTTAGCGGAGATGCTCGAGTGGCCAATTATTACAACACCGCAGGCAAAAGGTTATATTGCAGATGACCATCCACTTCACGCTGGCGTCTTCGGCTTTGCCGGTCATGATAGCGCTTCTTCATTGATCAATGGGAGTGATGGTGAAGCTTTACTGGTGGTAGGCTCCAGTTTAGGCGAGACGGCTACGAATAATTGGAACGTCAATCTCACTAAAGATCGGTACACTATTCAACTGGATTACGATTCTTCCGTTTTTAATCGTAAATATGAAGTGGATGCTGCTGTTTTGGGAGACATAGATTTAAGCTTGACCGCGTTACTAGATGAATTAAAAACATTGGACTTGCCGACAAAAGATCAAGCATTTACGAAGCAAGAAATAGGGAGAGCGGATAGTGAAGAGTACAATACGAAAAATGTATTGATGCGCCTGCAAAAATACGCTCCTCGCAATACTAGATATACCATCGATATAGGTGAGTTCATGGCATATATCATTCATGATATGAACGTGCTGGAGTCCGATACATTTGATATTAATGTACATTTTGGGGCGATGGGGAGCGGTATAGGTTCTGCAATTGGTTCGAAGCTTGCTGAACCTGAACATCCAGTAGTTTGCGTCACAGGTGACGGTTGTTTCTTCATGCATGGTATGGAGATCCTCACCGCCAAAGAACATAGGTTGCCGATTGTATTTGTTGTGATGAATAATGCACGTTTAGGAATGGTCTATCATGGACATTCGTTGCAATATAAGCGGTCCCATCCATCGTTTGAACAAGAACCGGTGAATATTGCAGCTATGGCTGCGGCTATGAACATACCGAGTAAACGAATTGAAAAAATGGAGGATCTAACCCAAGAAGTAATAGATGAGCTGATGAACGAGAACGGGCCATCCGTTCTCGAAATTTACTTGATTGATAATACAATACCACCAATGGGAGATCGCGTGAAGTTTCTATCTTCCTTTGGAAAGTAA